Part of the Georgenia sp. TF02-10 genome, CCGATGCGGACCGGCGACCCGTCGAAGACTGGCTGGTGTAGCAACGTCACCCGACCAGGCGACGCCAGCTTCTCCCGGCTGCTGGAAGGCCCGCGCCCGGCACTGAAGTCCGTCAGCGGCTCGCCAGGAAGCGGTCGACGACGGCGGACCGGCCGTGCACGTCGACCTCGGCGTGCGTGCGCCCGAGGGCGTGCAGCGCGAGCTCGACCGGGTCGCCGACGACGACCACGGCGTCGGCGCCGCGGTGGACCACCCGCCGGGGACCGCCCGGGACCACCAGGACCACGCCCACCGGGCTGGTGCGGTAGCTCAGCCGTGCCGTCGGCAGCAGCCGGGCCCAGACGGCCCGGACCATGTCCGGCGGGAGGACCCGGGGCTCGGCCGGCTCCGCACCCCCGCGCCGGACGTCCTCATGGTGGACGACGTACTCGATGAGGTTGCCGGTGTCACCCAGCCAGCCCACCGGTGACCAGGCCGGCGGGCCGCCGGCGAACCGGTCGACCAGCGCCTGGTAGCCGGCGGGGGTGCGCGCCCCGGCGACGAGCCGGCCGAGGAACGGCTCCTGGCCCGGGGGTCGCCGGGCCAGCATGTCCGGCAAGACCAGGTAAGGCCGCTGCTCCCGCAGGACGAGGTGGCCGAGCACGTGCCGAACCGTCCACCCCTCGCACATCGTCGCCGCGTCCGGGTCCGCCTCGCGCAGGGTCTGCACGAGCGCGGCCCGCTCGGTCTCCATCCAGGGCATCGGCATCCTCCTCGTGGTGCTGGCTGGCGCCCGACCTCCGGTCGGGCGCCGGTTCCCTGCCCGTCATGTCGCCCGGGCCGGGCCGCTTGTCGCTCGGGCCCCGGCCGCTTGTCGCTCGGGCCGGGCCGCTGACCGGTGCGGCGCTCGCCCCGGCCCCTGTACCACCGTGGCACGGCCGTGCCCCGGCGGCACCCGGCCCAGTCGACAGTGGCTAAGTCGGCCCCCGCGCCGGCCCCGTCTCAGCCGGCACCGGGCTCGGCCGGCATCCGGCTCCGCCGGCAACCGGCCGGCCGCTCCGCCCGCCCGGCGTGGCAAGATCGTCTGGTGCCTCCGACGAGTTCCCTCGCCCCGGACGTCGCCGCCCGCCTCAAGCGGGACGAGCACGGCCTGGTCTGCGCCGTCGTGCAGCAGCACGACACCGGTGAGGTCCTCATGGTCGGCTGGATGGACGACGAGGCCCTGGCCCGCACCCTCACCACCGGCCGCGCGACCTACTGGTCCCGGTCCCGGCAGGAGTACTGGCGCAAGGGCGACACGTCGGGCCACACCCAGCACGTCAAGGCCGTGAGCATCGACTGCGACGGCGACGCGCTCCTCGTCCAGGTCGACCAGGTCGGCCCGGCCTGCCACACCGGGGCCCGGAGCTGCTTCGCGGCCGGCGGGGACCTCGGCGCCGTCCCGGGCAGCCGGCCGTGATCGGCGTCGACGGACCCAGCGGTCCCGGCGAGACCACGCCAACCGACGGCACCTCCCCCGACGCGGTCACGCCCGTCACGGTCGCCTGGGGCGAGACCTGGCCGGACCTGTCGACCTTCCGGCGGATGGCCGCCGACCGCCGCGTCGTCCCGGTCGTGCGCCGCCTCCTCGCCGACGACGTCACCCCGGTCGGCCTGTACCGCCAGCTCGCCGGCGGCCGGCCCGGCACCTTCATCCTGGAGTCCGCCGAGCACGACGGCGCCTGGTCGCGCTGGTCCTTCGTCGGCGCCGCTGCCCGCGCCACTCTCACCGCCCGCGACGGGCACGCGACGTGGACCGGGGACGTGCCGGTGGGCATCCCCACCAGCGGGCCCGTCCTGGAGGTCCTCGACGCCGCCCTCACCGCCCTGTCCGCCCCGGCCGTGCCCGGCCTGCCCCCGCTCACCGGCGGCCTGGTCGG contains:
- a CDS encoding TIGR03085 family metal-binding protein, producing the protein MPWMETERAALVQTLREADPDAATMCEGWTVRHVLGHLVLREQRPYLVLPDMLARRPPGQEPFLGRLVAGARTPAGYQALVDRFAGGPPAWSPVGWLGDTGNLIEYVVHHEDVRRGGAEPAEPRVLPPDMVRAVWARLLPTARLSYRTSPVGVVLVVPGGPRRVVHRGADAVVVVGDPVELALHALGRTHAEVDVHGRSAVVDRFLASR
- the hisI gene encoding phosphoribosyl-AMP cyclohydrolase; the protein is MPPTSSLAPDVAARLKRDEHGLVCAVVQQHDTGEVLMVGWMDDEALARTLTTGRATYWSRSRQEYWRKGDTSGHTQHVKAVSIDCDGDALLVQVDQVGPACHTGARSCFAAGGDLGAVPGSRP